One window of Triticum dicoccoides isolate Atlit2015 ecotype Zavitan chromosome 5A, WEW_v2.0, whole genome shotgun sequence genomic DNA carries:
- the LOC119304148 gene encoding uncharacterized protein LOC119304148, producing MSWPIVSPHAAAGDGGAATRDDIGGGAQGARSPSRRWPARAGQELGIVHSAGALAHPSLNAVVRDILQLPSDSELDPACRLQLLVCFRVLIRRCVSVSMRPSYRPRFRSFFLRRCRPSCKGCSLCFCTSFSWNGERTPPRIRHPREIHKQRKAILSTKSRSARANSDNTVT from the exons ATGTCTTGGCCCATAGTCTCCCCGcacgcggcggccggcgatggaggaGCGGCCACACGGGACGACATCGGCGGCGGCGCTCAGGGGGCACGTTCACCCTCCCGCCGCTGGCCCGCGCGCGCGGGCCAAGAACTCGGTATAGTACATTCTGCAGGCGCTCTGGCGCACCCCAGCCTCAACGCCGTCGTCCGCGACATCCTCCAGCTCCCCTCCGACTCCGAGCTCGACCCC GCTTGCAGGTTGCAGCTGTTGGTGTGCTTCAGAGTACTGATCCGCAGGTGTGTGAGTGTGTCTATGAGACCATCGTATAGGCCGAGATTCCGAAGCTTTTTCCTCCGGAGGTGCCGCCCGAGCTGCAAAGGTTGCTCACTCTGCTTCTGCACGAGTTTCAGCTGGAATGGCGAGAGGACGCCTCCAAGGATCag GCACCCACGCGAAATTCATAAACAGCGAAAAGCCATTTTGAGTACAAAATCAAGAAGCGCCAGAGCAAACAGCGACAACACAGTTACTTGA
- the LOC119304147 gene encoding nucleotide pyrophosphatase/phosphodiesterase-like: MGMAHVALAAVLAMAAAAATVSASPALGVQPLSKIAIHKATVHLDLHRSSAYVRATPALLGGQDEDTAWVTVKYGWDNPTPDDWIAVFSPADFISGTCPNPERYPAEPLLCTAPIKYQYANYSANYLKGGKGTIRLQLINQRADFSFALFTGGLENPKLVSVSKAVVFKNPKAPVFPRLAQGKTHDEMTVTWTSGYDVSEGYPFVEWGMVGAAGTRTPAGTLTFNRGSMCGEPARTVGWREPGFIHTAFMRNLWPNKECFYEIGHELSDGTVVWAKSYTFRAPPTPGQNSLQRIIVFGDMGKAERDASNEFANYQPGSLNTTDRLIEDLDNYDIVFHIGDMPYANGYLSQWDQFTAQVAPISAKTPYMVASGNHERDWPNTGGFFDVEDSGGECGVPAETMYYYPAENRANFWYKVDYGMFRFCVADSEHDWREGTPQYKFIEECLSTVDRKHQPWLIFTAHRVLGYSSNSWYADQGSFEEPEGRESLQKLWQKYRVDIAYFGHVHNYERTCPLYQSQCVNNERSHYSGTMNGTIFVVAGGGGSHLSEYTTAIPKWSIFRDHDYGFTKLTAFNHSSLLFEYMKSSDGKVYDSFTIHMDYRDVLSCVHDSCFPTTLAS; the protein is encoded by the exons ATGGGGATGGCGCATGTCGCCCTGGCAGCGGTGCTGGccatggcggcagcggcggcgacggtgagcgcgTCGCCGGCGCTGGGGGTCCAGCCGCTGTCCAAGATCGCCATCCACAAGGCCACCGTTCACCTTGACCTCCACCGCTCCTCCGCGTACGTGCGGGCCACGCCGGCGCTGCTCGGCGGCCAG GACGAAGACACTGCATGGGTCACCGTCAAATACGGCTGGGATAACCCCACCCCCGACGACTGGATCGCCGTCTTCTCCCCCGCCGATTTCAT CTCGGGGACGTGCCCTAACCCCGAGAGGTACCCCGCCGAGCCGCTGCTCTGCACGGCGCCGATCAAG TATCAGTACGCCAACTACTCGGCGAACTACCTCAAAGGTGGCAAGGGCACCATCCGGCTCCAGCTCATCAACCAGCGCGCCGACTTCTCCTTCGCCCTCTTCACCGGCGGCCTCGAAAAC CCgaagctggtgtcggtgtcaaaggcGGTGGTGTTCAAGAACCCCAAGGCGCCGGTGTTCCCACGGCTGGCGCAGGGCAAGACCCACGACGAGATGACGGTGACGTGGACCAGCGGCTATGACGTCAGCGAGGGCTACCCGTTCGTGGAGTGGGGCATGGTCGGCGCCGCCGGCACGCGCACGCCCGCCGGGACACTCACCTTCAACCGCGGCAGCATGTGCG GCGAGCCGGCGCGGACGGTTGGGTGGAGAGAACCCGGGTTCATCCACACGGCGTTCATGAGGAACCTGTGGCCCAACAAAGA GTGCTTCTACGAGATTGGGCATGAGCTCTCCGACGGAACCGTGGTGTGGGCTAAGTCCTACACCTTCCGGGCACCGCCAACCCCCGGGCAGAACTCGCTGCAGCGCATCATCGTCTTCGGTGACATGGGAAAG GCGGAGAGGGATGCATCAAACGAGTTCGCCAACTACCAGCCGGGGTCGCTCAACACCACGGATAGGTTGATTGAAGATCTGGACAACTACGACATCGTCTTCCACATCGGCGACATGCCCTACGCCAACGGGTACCTCTCCCAGTGGGACCAGTTCACCGCACAGGTTGCCCCCATCAGCGCCAAGACGCCCTACATGGTTGCAAG CGGCAACCACGAGAGGGACTGGCCCAACACCGGTGGATTTTTCGACGTCGAGGACTCCGGCGGCGAATGCGGTGTGCCGGCCGAGACCATGTACTACTACCCAGCCGAAAACAGAGCAAACTTTTG GTACAAGGTGGACTACGGGATGTTCCGGTTCTGCGTGGCGGACTCGGAGCACGACTGGAGGGAGGGGACTCCGCAGTACAAGTTCATCGAGGAGTGCCTCTCCACGGTGGACCGCAAGCACCAGCCGTGGCTCATCTTCACGGCGCACCGGGTGCTCGGCTACTCCTCCAACTCGTGGTACGCCGACCAGGGCTCCTTCGAGGAGCCGGAGGGCCGAGAGAGCCTGCAGAAACTGTGGCAGAAGTACCGCGTCGACATTGCCTACTTCGGCCACGTCCACAACTACGAGCGCACATGCCCGCTCTACCAGAGCCAGTGCGTCAACAACGAGAGGAGCCACTACTCGGGCACCATGAACGGGACCATCTTCGtcgtggccggcggcggcggcagccacCTGTCGGAGTACACCACCGCGATCCCCAAGTGGAGCATATTCAGGGATCACGACTACGGGTTCACCAAGCTGACGGCCTTCAACCACTCATCGCTTTTGTTTGAGTACATGAAGAGCAGCGATGGCAAGGTctacgactccttcaccatccacATGGACTACCGCGACGTGCTCAGCTGCGTGCACGACAGTTGCTTCCCCACCACGCTCGCTTCTTGA